Proteins encoded by one window of Micromonospora coxensis:
- a CDS encoding DUF3866 family protein, which produces MVRWRSGTVAAVRRRWAGAAELDVDLPDGSVMRALAYPALVGDPQPGDRVLLNAGALLMGLGTGGYALVVALPDRLPPDPPQAGDSRDAGHLVKARYTPLQAIMLGVDEEASPHHELLAGAESLDGLPVVTADLHSALPAIVAGVHADAPRARVAYVLTDGGALPAWFSRTLDGLRDRLVGTVSVGQAFGGDLEATTVHSGLLAARHVLRADVAIVAQGPGNLGTGTRWGFSGVGVGEAVNAVAALGGRPVGSLRISDADPRPRHRGVSHHSLTAYGRVALAPAELVVPAGLDAALAADVDAALAPLAARHTLVTVPTDGLDAALRALPVTLSTMGRGLDADHAYFLAAAAAGRHAARLVP; this is translated from the coding sequence ATGGTGCGATGGCGGTCCGGGACGGTGGCGGCGGTACGGCGACGGTGGGCCGGCGCGGCGGAACTGGACGTCGACCTGCCCGACGGGTCCGTCATGCGGGCCCTGGCCTACCCCGCGCTGGTCGGCGACCCGCAGCCCGGCGACCGGGTGCTGCTCAACGCGGGCGCGCTGCTGATGGGGCTCGGCACCGGCGGCTACGCCCTGGTCGTGGCGCTGCCCGACCGGCTTCCGCCGGACCCGCCGCAGGCCGGCGACAGCCGCGACGCCGGGCACCTGGTCAAGGCCCGCTACACCCCGTTGCAGGCGATCATGCTCGGGGTGGACGAGGAGGCGTCCCCGCACCACGAGTTGCTGGCCGGCGCGGAGAGTCTGGACGGCCTGCCGGTGGTCACCGCCGACCTGCACTCGGCGCTGCCGGCGATCGTGGCCGGCGTGCACGCCGACGCGCCCCGGGCCCGGGTGGCGTACGTGCTCACCGACGGCGGGGCGCTGCCGGCCTGGTTCTCCCGCACCCTCGACGGGCTGCGCGACCGGCTCGTCGGCACGGTCAGCGTCGGCCAGGCGTTCGGCGGCGACCTGGAGGCCACCACCGTGCACAGCGGCCTGCTCGCCGCCCGGCACGTGCTGCGCGCCGACGTCGCGATCGTCGCCCAGGGCCCCGGCAACCTGGGCACCGGCACCCGCTGGGGCTTCTCCGGAGTCGGCGTGGGCGAGGCGGTCAACGCGGTCGCCGCGCTGGGCGGGCGGCCGGTCGGCTCGCTGCGGATCTCCGACGCCGACCCGCGCCCCCGGCACCGGGGCGTGTCGCACCACAGCCTCACCGCGTACGGCCGGGTGGCCCTCGCCCCGGCGGAGCTGGTCGTCCCCGCCGGCCTGGACGCGGCCCTGGCCGCCGACGTGGACGCCGCGCTGGCGCCCCTCGCGGCGCGGCACACCCTCGTGACGGTGCCCACCGACGGGCTGGACGCGGCGCTGCGCGCCCTGCCGGTGACGCTGTCGACCATGGGCCGGGGCCTGGACGCCGACCACGCCTACTTCCTCGCCGCCGCGGCGGCCGGACGTCACGCGGCGCGGCTCGTGCCCTGA